Proteins co-encoded in one Medicago truncatula cultivar Jemalong A17 chromosome 8, MtrunA17r5.0-ANR, whole genome shotgun sequence genomic window:
- the LOC11415377 gene encoding cysteine-rich receptor-like protein kinase 10 — MTGVGTYLDFHLFDKEKHKHLDWRLRLSIVTGIAKGLLYLHEDSRLRVIHRDLKASNVLLDDEMNPKISDFGLARTFEKDQCPRKTNRVIGTYGYMAPEYAMAGLFSVKSDVFSFGVLILEIVYGKRNGEFFLSEHMQSLLLYTWKLWCEGKSIELIDPFHQKTYIESEVLKCIHIGLLCVQEDAADRPTISTVVRMLGSDTVALPQPNQPAFSVGRMSKNDDQTSKTSKDNYSVDEVTLTIVSPR, encoded by the exons atgacaggagtaggcacataccttGACTTTCACCTTTTCG ATAAGGAAAAGCATAAGCATCTAGATTGGAGATTACGACTAAGCATTGTCACTGGAATTGCAAAAGGACTGCTATACCTTCATGAGGATTCTCGACTTAGAGTAATCCACAGGGATCTGAAAGCTAGCAATGTTCTTCTGGATGATGAAATGAATCCAAAAATATCAGATTTTGGGTTAGCAAGGACATTTGAAAAAGATCAATGTCCAAGAAAAACAAATAGAGTTATCGGAACCTA TGGATACATGGCTCCAGAATATGCTATGGCTGGGTTATTTTCGGTGAAATCCGATGTTTTCAGTTTTGGAGTTCTTATATTAGAAATAGTGTATGGAAAAAGAAATGGAGAATTCTTTCTTTCAgaacatatgcaaagtcttctATTATAT ACTTGGAAACTTTGGTGTGAAGGAAAAAGTATAGAATTAATCGATCCATTTCACCAAAAGACGTACATTGAAAGTGAAGTCTTGAAGTGTATACACATTGGTTTATTGTGTGTACAAGAAGATGCAGCAGATCGACCAACCATTTCCACTGTCGTTCGTATGCTAGGGAGTGATACAGTAGCTCTTCCACAACCCAATCAACCAGCATTTTCAGTTGGGAGAATGTCCAAGAATGATGATCAAACTTCAAAAACTTCCAAGGATAATTATTCGGTTGATGAAGTAACTCTAACTATTGTTTCACCTAGATAG